A window of Danaus plexippus chromosome 12, MEX_DaPlex, whole genome shotgun sequence contains these coding sequences:
- the LOC116772666 gene encoding zinc finger TRAF-type-containing protein 1 isoform X2, with product MSSASSTTGRKMVLSTLLETDHYESIIKELTCTKCKQYMKPPIYLCVDGHSICCKCYEKSYQCHICLKEFALIRPVVLESLANKVLFPCTNGGCPKHATLPVLEKHTPHCQFRIINCFMARVYGNCAWEGRAGEWMDHCFLEHKQKVTELPFITIKDKWDAKRTEPVLNYFLLKCFEKIFNVYQIYDKRGRMMWTVLVNDEHADKFYFEVDIFLPNLPCKRIVYRRPCKCEKDADFLEHTQNVYIPVENVFSMLDEDESLNFTVRIGEVENLPLLETPTASESLILLNNDEHKED from the exons atgtcgtCAGCTTCGTCGACCACAGGAAGAAAGA TGGTGTTAAGTACGCTACTAGAGACTGATCACTATGAGAGCATAATCAAAGAGCTGACTTGTACCAAATGTAAACAGTACATGAAACCTCCAATATACCTTTGCGTCGATGGCCATAGTATATGCTGTAAATGCTATGAAAAGAGTTATCAATGCCATATTTGTCTG AAAGAATTTGCTCTCATCCGTCCAGTCGTACTGGAATCTCTAGCCAATAAAGTGTTATTCCCTTGCACTAATGGGGGATGCCCAAAACACGCGACACTTCCAGTATTGGAAAAGCACACACCCCACTGCCAATTCCGCATAATTAACTGTTTCATGGCTAGAGTCTATG GTAATTGTGCATGGGAGGGTCGGGCCGGCGAATGGATGGACCATTGCTTTTTGGAGCACAAACAAAAGGTGACCGAGTTGCCTTTTATCactattaaagataaatgGGATGCTAAACGGACAGAGCCTGTTCTCAACTATTTTTTACTGAAATGctttgaaaagatttttaacgTCTACCAGATATACGACAAAAGAG gtagAATGATGTGGACTGTTCTTGTGAATGATGAACACgctgataaattttattttgaagtggatatttttttaccaaatcTTCCTTGCAAAAGGATTGTTTATAG ACGGCCTTGTAAGTGCGAAAAAGATGCTGATTTTCTCGAGCACACTCAGAACGTCTACATTCCCGTTGAGAACGTGTTTTCAATGCTGGACGAGGATGAATCACTGAATTTCACTGTTAGAATTG GCGAGGTTGAAAACTTGCCCCTACTAGAAACGCCCACGGCGAGCGAAAGCTTGATACTACTGAACAACGATGAACATAAAGAGGATTAA
- the LOC116772666 gene encoding zinc finger TRAF-type-containing protein 1 isoform X1, giving the protein MSSASSTTGRKMVLSTLLETDHYESIIKELTCTKCKQYMKPPIYLCVDGHSICCKCYEKSYQCHICLKEFALIRPVVLESLANKVLFPCTNGGCPKHATLPVLEKHTPHCQFRIINCFMARVYGNCAWEGRAGEWMDHCFLEHKQKVTELPFITIKDKWDAKRTEPVLNYFLLKCFEKIFNVYQIYDKRGGRMMWTVLVNDEHADKFYFEVDIFLPNLPCKRIVYRRPCKCEKDADFLEHTQNVYIPVENVFSMLDEDESLNFTVRIGEVENLPLLETPTASESLILLNNDEHKED; this is encoded by the exons atgtcgtCAGCTTCGTCGACCACAGGAAGAAAGA TGGTGTTAAGTACGCTACTAGAGACTGATCACTATGAGAGCATAATCAAAGAGCTGACTTGTACCAAATGTAAACAGTACATGAAACCTCCAATATACCTTTGCGTCGATGGCCATAGTATATGCTGTAAATGCTATGAAAAGAGTTATCAATGCCATATTTGTCTG AAAGAATTTGCTCTCATCCGTCCAGTCGTACTGGAATCTCTAGCCAATAAAGTGTTATTCCCTTGCACTAATGGGGGATGCCCAAAACACGCGACACTTCCAGTATTGGAAAAGCACACACCCCACTGCCAATTCCGCATAATTAACTGTTTCATGGCTAGAGTCTATG GTAATTGTGCATGGGAGGGTCGGGCCGGCGAATGGATGGACCATTGCTTTTTGGAGCACAAACAAAAGGTGACCGAGTTGCCTTTTATCactattaaagataaatgGGATGCTAAACGGACAGAGCCTGTTCTCAACTATTTTTTACTGAAATGctttgaaaagatttttaacgTCTACCAGATATACGACAAAAGAGGTG gtagAATGATGTGGACTGTTCTTGTGAATGATGAACACgctgataaattttattttgaagtggatatttttttaccaaatcTTCCTTGCAAAAGGATTGTTTATAG ACGGCCTTGTAAGTGCGAAAAAGATGCTGATTTTCTCGAGCACACTCAGAACGTCTACATTCCCGTTGAGAACGTGTTTTCAATGCTGGACGAGGATGAATCACTGAATTTCACTGTTAGAATTG GCGAGGTTGAAAACTTGCCCCTACTAGAAACGCCCACGGCGAGCGAAAGCTTGATACTACTGAACAACGATGAACATAAAGAGGATTAA